One Petrotoga sp. 9PW.55.5.1 genomic window carries:
- a CDS encoding glycoside hydrolase family 57 protein, whose amino-acid sequence MKRRKGKILLLLHAHLPYIHHPDFKNFMEERWLFEAITETYIPLIKTFKSLERDKIPFNLTLSLSPTLMEMLSTRDLKEKYHNHIIKMIELIEKELERTKKEKPLKFQLAKHYKKELLENEEIFFNEYNQDILKAFKEFKEKGYIEMITSNGTHGYLPFYREYPEAINAQLKSGVLTFRKYFEDDPPGIWFAECAYFKGLDEYLNEEKIKYFFVDSHGFWYAETTPKYGVYRPIVTPNKVFVFARDPETSEQIWSSEVGYPGDSRYREFYRDIGFDREEEYIKPYIDESGVRCNTGIKYYRITDKSKPLDKKEVYNLNEAQEAVLEHVKDFLDKKNDQIKKLLEDIEDEEPVIVAPFDAELFGHWWYEGPMFLEQLFRQAVEYNNIEFSTPLKVIEKSEKVQITYPAESSWGANGYHEVWINGKNDWIYRHIFEITEIMIEKAKLYKNPSANQRRILNQMMREVLISQSSDWAFILTTDTTVKYAENRIKWCINRFFDLDEMLSTNVIDEEKISFYEWVDGIFKDIDYTIFIK is encoded by the coding sequence ATGAAAAGAAGAAAAGGTAAAATTCTTCTCTTACTTCATGCTCACTTACCTTACATTCATCATCCTGATTTTAAAAATTTCATGGAAGAAAGATGGCTTTTTGAAGCTATAACAGAAACATACATTCCTTTGATTAAAACGTTTAAATCTCTGGAAAGAGATAAAATACCATTTAATCTTACTCTTAGCTTGTCTCCCACACTTATGGAAATGCTTTCTACGAGGGATTTAAAAGAAAAATATCACAATCATATTATAAAAATGATAGAATTGATCGAAAAAGAACTAGAGAGGACAAAAAAAGAAAAACCTTTAAAATTTCAATTAGCGAAACATTACAAAAAAGAATTGTTAGAAAATGAAGAGATTTTTTTTAACGAATACAATCAAGATATATTAAAAGCTTTCAAGGAATTTAAAGAAAAAGGTTACATTGAAATGATAACATCAAATGGAACGCATGGATATTTACCTTTCTACAGAGAATATCCTGAAGCAATTAATGCCCAGTTAAAATCTGGAGTTTTAACTTTCAGAAAATATTTTGAAGACGATCCACCTGGAATATGGTTTGCAGAATGCGCATATTTTAAAGGATTAGATGAATATTTAAATGAAGAGAAAATAAAATATTTTTTTGTTGATTCGCATGGTTTTTGGTATGCAGAAACTACTCCAAAATATGGAGTTTACAGGCCAATAGTAACTCCAAACAAGGTATTTGTTTTTGCAAGAGATCCTGAAACTAGTGAACAAATATGGAGTAGCGAAGTAGGTTATCCAGGTGATTCAAGATACCGAGAATTTTACAGAGATATTGGTTTTGATAGAGAAGAAGAATACATAAAACCGTATATAGATGAAAGTGGAGTAAGATGTAATACGGGAATAAAATATTACCGTATTACAGATAAATCAAAACCTCTTGACAAAAAAGAAGTATATAATTTAAACGAAGCTCAAGAAGCGGTATTAGAACATGTAAAAGATTTTTTAGATAAAAAAAACGATCAAATTAAAAAATTACTAGAAGATATTGAAGATGAAGAGCCTGTTATTGTCGCACCATTTGATGCAGAACTTTTCGGTCACTGGTGGTATGAAGGTCCGATGTTTTTAGAACAACTTTTTAGGCAAGCCGTTGAATATAATAATATAGAGTTTTCTACGCCACTTAAGGTTATTGAAAAATCCGAAAAAGTTCAAATAACTTATCCAGCAGAATCATCTTGGGGTGCCAACGGATATCATGAGGTATGGATTAACGGTAAAAATGATTGGATATATAGACATATATTTGAGATTACTGAGATAATGATTGAAAAAGCAAAATTATATAAAAATCCTTCTGCTAATCAAAGAAGAATTTTGAACCAAATGATGAGGGAGGTTTTAATTTCTCAATCAAGTGACTGGGCTTTTATATTAACCACTGATACTACTGTAAAATATGCTGAAAATAGGATTAAATGGTGTATAAATAGGTTTTTCGATTTGGATGAAATGTTATCAACTAACGTTATAGACGAAGAGAAAATTTCTTTTTATGAATGGGTCGACGGTATATTTAAAGATATTGATTATACAATTTTTATAAAATAA
- a CDS encoding DUF4912 domain-containing protein produces MKVKKLEKELLDSYKTEEPTIQELRSIAKSLGIKLKRTLKKKEILKLVQIEIQKLLDDSIKTKENEKEKSPKKVKIESKIKTSLKSNEAKEVPKNYNKDRIKMIPVNPNWVYVYWDFSKKTKMKLNELSKKNKLSLRMVQILEKEDNERTFEKNLSQKELVNNYFFNVPQELSKYKAYLGIKDEKCGFHPIIESNKVITPSSSLKKADKEEWLILKENKILKNKSKGSKIKVIERLLGSSEKSFVSEDKLETIISGKGLIL; encoded by the coding sequence ATGAAAGTAAAAAAGCTAGAAAAAGAGTTGTTAGATTCTTATAAAACAGAGGAACCTACGATACAAGAATTAAGAAGTATAGCAAAGAGTCTAGGGATAAAATTAAAAAGAACTTTGAAAAAAAAGGAAATATTGAAGTTAGTTCAAATAGAAATACAAAAGCTTTTGGATGATTCTATCAAAACAAAAGAAAATGAAAAAGAGAAATCACCAAAAAAAGTTAAAATAGAAAGTAAAATAAAGACCTCTTTAAAATCAAACGAAGCGAAAGAAGTTCCTAAAAATTATAACAAGGACAGAATTAAAATGATTCCTGTGAATCCTAATTGGGTTTATGTTTATTGGGATTTTTCAAAAAAAACTAAAATGAAGTTAAATGAATTATCTAAAAAAAATAAATTATCTCTAAGAATGGTACAGATATTAGAAAAAGAAGATAATGAGAGAACTTTTGAAAAAAATTTATCTCAAAAAGAATTAGTAAACAATTATTTTTTCAATGTTCCTCAAGAGCTTTCAAAATATAAAGCTTATCTTGGAATCAAAGATGAAAAGTGCGGTTTTCATCCGATAATAGAATCTAATAAGGTCATAACCCCATCTTCTTCATTAAAAAAAGCGGATAAAGAAGAATGGTTGATATTAAAAGAGAATAAAATTTTAAAAAATAAAAGTAAAGGATCAAAGATAAAAGTAATAGAAAGATTATTAGGTAGCAGTGAAAAAAGTTTTGTAAGTGAAGACAAACTTGAGACAATCATCTCAGGGAAAGGTTTGATTTTATGA